Proteins from a single region of Palaemon carinicauda isolate YSFRI2023 chromosome 1, ASM3689809v2, whole genome shotgun sequence:
- the LOC137622460 gene encoding protein FAM200C-like: protein MGLQYFSQSISDFAENFEDEISILSLSYLADIFGHLNDLNLSMQGMFANYIDCTEKVEAFKKKISLWKRRIQGGNVGRFPILDEKHGDKIIQRMLVENIVAHLSLLETTMAQYFPMDHSFPEWIQQPFLADMDDDDNLKEELIDLQVNQGCQIKFRIVPLSGFWCDHLVAYPGLSKAALEMIISFATTYLCEKAFSAILHIKTTARNRLQIGLLHDMRVALVNIKPRIEKLVAYKQ, encoded by the coding sequence ATGGGATTGCAATATTTCTCCCAGAGTATCAGTGATTTTGCTGAAAATTTTGAGGACGAAATTTCCATTCTCTCCCTCTCCTACCTGGCAGACATTTTCGGTCATCTGAATGATCTCAACTTGTCCATGCAAGGCATGTTTGCTAATTATATTGATTGTACAGAGAAGGTAGAAGCCTTCAAGAAGAAAATATCACTGTGGAAGCGTCGAATCCAGGGAGGAAATGTGGGAAGATTTCCTATCCTGGATGAAAAACATGGAGACAAGATAATCCAGCGAATGCTTGTAGAAAATATTGTTGCTCACCTCTCACTCCTAGAGACTACTATGGCACAATACTTTCCCATGGATCATTCATTTCCAGAATGGATACAGCAGCCCTTCTTGGCagatatggatgatgatgataacctaaAGGAGGAGCTTATTGATCTGCAGGTGAACCAGGGTTGTCAAATAAAATTTCGCATAGTACCGCTGTCAGGTTTCTGGTGTGATCATTTGGTAGCATACCCTGGATTATCAAAGGCTGCACTGGAAATGATCATCTCATTTGCAACTACCTACCTCTGTGAAAAGGCTTTCTCCGCCATACTCCACATCAAAACAACTGCCCGGAACCGACTTCAAATTGGGTTGCTTCATGATATGAGGGTGGCTCTGGTCAACATAAAGCCCCGAATTGAGAAACTAGTTGCATATAAGCAATAG